In candidate division TA06 bacterium, a genomic segment contains:
- a CDS encoding immune inhibitor A — protein SYGDIGANDSAASDPSYYVTVGAPPVSPYFAWVRLDISALGGGYAKTDSFRVVIGSAGYFDNVEDTNITAKVTAESQWHITGQSFYSSAHSWWCGDSASGQYGNSLNASLTPPDIILGPNSTLSFWHKYDSEVGYDYCYVEYSTNSGGSWNQKAPFNGSQTSWVKQTYDLSSLASGTVIKIRFRFTSDAGVTGLGWYVDDIRVQEITGVSETIIEPALPAGIKLGLAYPNPASDGAVISYQNCRIKPRWNLKYITSPAR, from the coding sequence CCTCTTACGGAGACATTGGGGCCAACGACAGCGCGGCTTCTGATCCATCTTATTATGTAACGGTCGGCGCTCCGCCGGTTTCGCCATATTTTGCCTGGGTAAGGCTTGATATTAGCGCCTTGGGAGGCGGTTATGCCAAGACCGACAGCTTTAGGGTGGTGATTGGCAGCGCCGGGTATTTTGATAATGTGGAGGATACGAATATCACGGCAAAAGTTACGGCTGAATCCCAGTGGCATATAACCGGACAAAGTTTCTACAGCTCCGCCCACAGCTGGTGGTGCGGCGACAGCGCTTCGGGCCAATACGGCAATTCGCTGAACGCCTCGCTTACCCCGCCGGATATTATCCTGGGACCCAACAGCACTCTAAGTTTTTGGCATAAATACGATAGCGAAGTTGGCTACGACTATTGCTATGTGGAATACAGCACCAACAGCGGGGGCAGTTGGAATCAGAAGGCTCCGTTTAACGGGTCTCAGACTTCATGGGTCAAACAAACATATGATCTGTCGTCTTTGGCATCAGGTACTGTTATTAAAATACGGTTTCGCTTTACCTCCGACGCTGGGGTAACCGGCTTAGGCTGGTATGTGGATGACATCAGGGTTCAGGAGATCACCGGGGTCTCTGAAACAATTATTGAACCAGCCCTGCCGGCGGGAATAAAATTGGGTTTGGCCTATCCCAATCCGGCTTCTGACGGTGCCGTCATTAGTTATCAAAACTGCCGAATAAAACCTCGCTGGAACTTAAAGTATATAACATCACCGGCCAGGTAG
- a CDS encoding T9SS type A sorting domain-containing protein — translation MPNKTSLELKVYNITGQVVKTIDLGTKDPGYQKVYWDGRDQNNQRVAAGVYFYQLNAAGFSATKKLIMVK, via the coding sequence CTGCCGAATAAAACCTCGCTGGAACTTAAAGTATATAACATCACCGGCCAGGTAGTCAAGACCATTGACCTGGGAACCAAAGATCCGGGATATCAAAAAGTGTATTGGGACGGCAGAGACCAAAATAATCAAAGGGTGGCGGCCGGAGTTTATTTTTACCAGCTTAACGCCGCCGGTTTTTCGGCCACCAAAAAATTAATCATGGTAAAATAG
- a CDS encoding T9SS type A sorting domain-containing protein, which produces MKRIILSILSVVFFSIQADAIKQLVLMKYSDKAGLEKILSNSNLDVLKIKNNYGVECLADDSEVSSLKSQGFSIDVIIADVIAYNRKIKANYKSDTFGPYYSYAEAVAEMNQLHAQYPSLVSAPESLGAGWEHRPVWAFKVSSSPTSDNGKPGVLYTGVHHAREPIGVTINLGFARYLCQNYNSDPGIKTLLDNRQIWFVPIVNPDGYVFNQTYPDSMWRKNRRNNGDGTYGVDPNRNYPYRWGYDDVGSSPTPSSETYRGPSAGSEPEIQAVMALMSREGYFKTALNYHSYSNMWIYPWGYVSENVPDSLVYRDLAKEVASYNGYSYGTSWELLYNTNGDADDYMYKEEPDKPKCFAFTPEVGEWFWQADTSIIVQQFNDNLMPNILTAQAAGLYLAATGQTSISGGDGDTIAEPGEMVNMLVQLKNRAMDQTAISVTAVIKSDDPYINIKQAAAGYGDFLSRQNKNNVSAPYQLDIDPGCPLGHPALFKTGITCNTGEMFSDSFKLTIGQLARFDTVFADSVENGEGAWTHSGGGDLWHITTYSSHTPSHSWYCGNEGSWQYNDDMNCRLASGPISSERFKALEFWTRYGLETDYDYGYVEISTDGGATWKKLDSSFNGTAGWTKKVIDLSGYSGTIKLGFRLFSDMYVTDEGWYLDDILVTGDTSSNQPPGSPAPISPAGGVVVLDPLPYLTVSNSGDPNGDVLSYGFSVYSDSLLTNIYAQGKNVVSGSGTTAWQLNKALVPGHYWWRAYADDGKERGLFCDKADFVYQPTGVQDKPELPAIPKIYAMGQFSPNPSNGSAVVKYQLPKAGRVNLKIYNVTGQVIKTLSNGHKTAGYYSIGWDGRDDWGQKVRSGIYFYQLQTPGYSSTKKITVIR; this is translated from the coding sequence ATGAAAAGGATCATTCTATCTATCCTGTCTGTAGTGTTTTTTAGCATTCAGGCAGACGCAATCAAACAGCTGGTTTTGATGAAATATTCTGATAAAGCCGGGCTGGAAAAAATACTCAGCAATTCCAATCTTGATGTACTGAAAATAAAAAATAATTACGGCGTAGAATGCCTGGCCGATGATTCCGAAGTATCCAGCCTGAAAAGCCAGGGATTCTCCATAGACGTGATCATTGCCGATGTTATTGCCTATAACCGGAAGATCAAGGCCAATTATAAGTCGGATACTTTTGGCCCCTACTACAGCTATGCCGAGGCCGTGGCCGAAATGAACCAGCTGCACGCCCAGTATCCATCTTTGGTTTCTGCGCCGGAATCGCTGGGCGCCGGGTGGGAACACCGTCCGGTGTGGGCTTTTAAAGTGTCAAGCAGTCCCACCTCTGACAACGGCAAGCCTGGCGTTCTTTACACCGGAGTTCACCACGCCCGGGAACCTATAGGCGTGACCATAAATCTGGGATTTGCCAGATATCTCTGCCAGAATTACAACTCCGATCCCGGCATAAAAACATTGTTAGACAACCGCCAGATATGGTTTGTTCCGATAGTCAATCCCGACGGCTACGTGTTCAACCAGACATATCCAGACTCCATGTGGCGCAAGAACCGCCGCAACAACGGCGACGGGACCTACGGGGTGGACCCGAACCGGAATTATCCCTATAGGTGGGGTTACGATGATGTCGGCTCCAGTCCCACCCCGTCGTCCGAAACCTATCGCGGCCCTTCCGCCGGTTCCGAGCCGGAGATCCAGGCGGTGATGGCTTTGATGAGCCGGGAGGGGTACTTTAAAACGGCGCTTAACTACCACAGCTACAGCAATATGTGGATTTATCCCTGGGGTTATGTATCTGAGAATGTTCCGGATTCTTTGGTCTACCGGGATCTGGCCAAGGAGGTCGCCAGTTACAACGGCTACAGTTACGGCACATCCTGGGAGCTTTTATATAACACCAACGGCGATGCCGACGACTATATGTATAAGGAAGAACCGGATAAACCAAAATGTTTTGCCTTTACCCCGGAGGTGGGCGAGTGGTTCTGGCAGGCCGACACCAGCATCATCGTCCAGCAATTTAACGATAACCTGATGCCGAATATCCTAACTGCCCAGGCCGCCGGTCTGTATCTGGCAGCCACCGGGCAGACTTCCATCTCCGGGGGGGATGGCGATACCATAGCCGAGCCGGGCGAGATGGTAAATATGCTGGTCCAGCTTAAAAACCGGGCCATGGATCAAACCGCGATTTCGGTTACGGCCGTTATTAAAAGTGATGATCCCTATATAAATATAAAGCAGGCGGCTGCCGGATATGGCGATTTCCTTTCCCGGCAAAATAAAAATAACGTTTCCGCGCCGTACCAGTTGGATATTGATCCAGGCTGCCCGCTCGGACATCCGGCTTTGTTTAAAACCGGTATAACCTGTAATACTGGAGAAATGTTCAGCGACAGCTTTAAATTGACCATCGGACAACTGGCCCGCTTTGACACGGTATTTGCCGACTCGGTTGAGAATGGCGAGGGTGCATGGACTCACAGCGGCGGCGGTGATCTTTGGCATATCACCACCTACTCCAGCCATACGCCCAGCCACAGTTGGTACTGTGGGAACGAGGGGAGTTGGCAATATAACGATGACATGAATTGCCGGCTCGCTTCCGGCCCCATATCCTCTGAACGATTTAAGGCTCTGGAATTTTGGACCAGATACGGTTTGGAAACCGACTACGATTACGGTTATGTGGAAATCTCCACCGATGGCGGCGCAACTTGGAAGAAGCTTGATTCAAGTTTTAATGGCACTGCCGGATGGACCAAAAAAGTCATTGATTTAAGCGGTTATTCAGGAACCATTAAATTGGGGTTTCGCCTTTTTTCGGACATGTATGTGACCGATGAGGGCTGGTATTTGGATGACATTCTGGTAACCGGCGATACTAGCAGCAACCAACCTCCCGGCAGCCCGGCGCCGATTTCCCCGGCCGGCGGGGTAGTGGTTTTAGACCCCCTGCCCTATTTGACCGTAAGTAATTCCGGCGATCCCAATGGCGATGTTCTGTCCTACGGATTTAGCGTCTACTCCGATTCTCTGTTGACCAATATCTATGCCCAGGGAAAAAATGTGGTCTCCGGGTCCGGTACTACGGCTTGGCAGTTAAATAAAGCCCTGGTTCCAGGCCATTATTGGTGGAGAGCGTATGCCGATGACGGTAAAGAGAGAGGCTTGTTCTGCGATAAAGCCGATTTTGTCTATCAACCTACCGGGGTGCAGGATAAACCGGAACTCCCGGCGATTCCAAAAATCTACGCCATGGGACAGTTTTCCCCCAATCCTAGCAACGGATCCGCCGTGGTAAAATATCAGCTTCCCAAGGCCGGCCGGGTAAATCTGAAGATCTATAACGTTACCGGGCAAGTCATTAAAACCCTATCAAACGGCCACAAAACGGCCGGGTATTATTCCATCGGCTGGGATGGCCGCGACGATTGGGGGCAAAAGGTCCGTTCAGGAATTTATTTCTACCAGTTACAAACCCCGGGTTATTCCTCAACCAAGAAAATCACGGTGATTAGGTGA
- a CDS encoding carboxypeptidase regulatory-like domain-containing protein has translation MKKVLLLIPVLLLLLASGNLWAQQIDLIPVKIFISSHDDVYKFQALGVGIEELRKGYIEARVTKAKYAELQVLGWMVEKIEPVIVDEKIVSAYHNYDWLTAKLDSAHNNYPNITKLISIGASVQGRELWALMVSDNPDSAENEAELRFAATIHGNEPVGTELCIAMIDSLTQCYDSIPAIKDLVDNREIWFLPMFNPDGHAANSRYNANGMDLNRNYPVPDGSIGDDGTYAVELENQNMMNWVNSRHFVLGCMYHEGAVVVNYQWDYSGAPTPDDRLIREVSLGYARLNSLLYNENYDYDNDGQADSGVVFGYYWYPVSGSLQDWSYFANSCIDLTIEIDTLKTPPASHLPQRWADNRSSMLYLIRQSGLGIQGIVTDSASGQPLDFVQVEVVGINKSVYTDTIGDYHRMLLSGTYDFTFSKEGYFPKTISGVRVNYDSLTILDVALAKDPGEVTGGKPSEIVWQKGQLLNNRPNPFSNQTAINYQIAKSGIVSLKVYNAAGQLVRILDEGYRISGEHSVNWDGRDKSGKNVSNGVYIYRLQAGDISQTRKMVVLR, from the coding sequence ATGAAGAAGGTCCTGTTATTAATCCCTGTCTTGCTGTTGCTTCTGGCCTCGGGAAACCTTTGGGCCCAGCAGATAGATTTGATCCCGGTGAAGATATTTATCTCTTCGCATGACGATGTCTACAAGTTCCAGGCCCTGGGCGTGGGCATAGAGGAACTGCGTAAAGGGTATATAGAGGCCCGGGTCACAAAGGCCAAATATGCGGAACTGCAAGTCCTGGGCTGGATGGTGGAGAAAATAGAACCAGTTATAGTTGATGAGAAAATAGTATCCGCCTACCACAACTACGACTGGCTTACGGCCAAGCTGGATTCGGCCCATAATAATTATCCCAATATTACCAAACTGATCTCCATCGGCGCTTCGGTTCAAGGCCGAGAGCTTTGGGCGCTGATGGTGTCCGATAATCCAGATAGCGCTGAAAACGAGGCCGAGTTGCGCTTTGCCGCCACTATCCACGGAAACGAGCCGGTGGGAACCGAGCTGTGTATAGCTATGATAGATTCTCTTACGCAGTGTTATGACAGCATTCCCGCCATAAAAGATCTGGTAGATAATCGTGAAATATGGTTCTTGCCGATGTTCAATCCCGACGGCCACGCCGCCAACAGCCGTTACAACGCCAACGGAATGGATTTGAACAGGAATTATCCCGTGCCCGACGGTTCAATTGGTGATGACGGTACGTATGCTGTCGAACTTGAAAACCAGAACATGATGAATTGGGTTAATTCCAGGCATTTTGTTTTGGGCTGCATGTATCATGAGGGCGCCGTAGTAGTTAACTATCAATGGGACTACAGCGGTGCTCCAACTCCCGATGATCGACTAATCAGAGAAGTATCGCTGGGATATGCGCGGCTTAATAGTTTACTATATAATGAAAATTACGATTACGATAACGATGGACAAGCCGATAGCGGCGTGGTGTTTGGATATTATTGGTATCCGGTATCCGGTTCTTTGCAGGATTGGTCGTATTTTGCCAACTCCTGTATAGATTTAACGATAGAAATTGACACCTTAAAAACTCCACCCGCTTCGCACCTTCCCCAGCGGTGGGCAGATAACCGCAGTTCAATGCTGTATCTTATCCGCCAGTCCGGATTGGGCATCCAGGGCATAGTTACCGATTCGGCCTCTGGCCAGCCTTTGGACTTTGTTCAGGTTGAGGTGGTCGGAATTAATAAGTCTGTTTACACCGACACCATCGGCGACTATCACCGGATGCTGCTTTCGGGGACCTACGATTTTACATTTTCCAAGGAAGGATATTTCCCCAAGACCATCAGCGGCGTCCGGGTCAACTACGACAGCCTGACCATTCTGGACGTAGCCCTGGCCAAAGACCCGGGGGAAGTAACCGGGGGAAAGCCTTCGGAAATAGTCTGGCAAAAAGGTCAGCTCTTAAATAACAGGCCAAATCCCTTCAGCAATCAGACGGCCATCAATTACCAGATCGCAAAATCAGGAATAGTCAGCCTGAAGGTATACAATGCGGCCGGGCAATTAGTAAGGATATTAGATGAGGGATATCGGATCTCGGGGGAACATAGCGTTAACTGGGACGGCCGGGACAAGAGCGGCAAGAATGTTTCCAACGGGGTATACATTTATCGACTTCAGGCCGGGGATATTAGCCAAACCAGAAAGATGGTAGTTTTGAGGTAA
- a CDS encoding NAD(P)/FAD-dependent oxidoreductase yields MISKSTDKKILIIGGGPAGMMAAITAARAGSQVMLLEKMPALGRKLLLTGQGRCNVTNNLDPRQFIADCGPGARFLYGALDRFSSQDTLDFFEQLGVRMVLERGGRFFPESQKSRDILLALQKALKQAGVEVITNARVLNISKQLQGYRISTPGKTYSADTLIIATGGKSYPATGSTGDGYGLAKTFGHIIVPPRPSDVPLTIKEDFVKQLQGLSLKNVALNFSQGKKKISFFGEMLFTHYGISGPIALDASRQVGRWLKDGPAQCSIDLKPALSNEILDQRLLRDMDLQGRKTYKNFLKGLLPASLIPVFCSLSRISPDALVNQLNKEQRGATKKLLKGINFTVTGLRGYDEAVVTAGGVDLSEVNPKTMESKKTSGLYFCGEVLDLDGPCGGYNLQIAWSTGFAAGSSATGRSF; encoded by the coding sequence ATAATTTCCAAATCCACGGACAAAAAAATATTGATAATCGGCGGCGGGCCGGCCGGCATGATGGCTGCGATAACTGCGGCCAGGGCAGGCTCACAGGTCATGCTGTTGGAAAAAATGCCGGCTTTGGGCCGCAAGCTGTTGCTTACCGGCCAGGGCCGTTGCAACGTCACCAATAACCTTGATCCCAGGCAGTTTATAGCCGACTGCGGTCCCGGCGCCCGTTTTTTGTATGGAGCCTTGGACCGTTTTTCCAGCCAGGATACTCTGGATTTCTTTGAACAGCTGGGAGTGCGCATGGTGCTGGAGCGGGGCGGAAGGTTTTTTCCCGAATCCCAAAAATCCAGAGACATATTGCTGGCTCTGCAAAAAGCCCTGAAGCAGGCCGGGGTGGAAGTAATCACCAATGCCAGGGTCTTAAATATTTCGAAACAACTTCAAGGTTATAGAATATCTACACCGGGCAAGACATACTCTGCCGATACCCTGATAATAGCCACTGGGGGAAAATCCTATCCGGCCACCGGTTCCACCGGGGACGGTTACGGTTTGGCCAAAACCTTCGGGCATATAATTGTCCCGCCTAGGCCCAGCGATGTGCCGCTGACCATTAAGGAAGATTTTGTCAAACAGCTTCAGGGATTAAGCCTGAAGAATGTGGCGTTGAATTTTTCCCAGGGCAAAAAAAAGATCTCTTTTTTCGGGGAGATGTTGTTTACCCATTACGGCATATCCGGGCCGATAGCGCTGGATGCCAGCAGACAGGTTGGCCGGTGGCTTAAGGATGGACCAGCGCAATGTTCAATAGACCTGAAGCCCGCTCTGTCAAACGAAATTCTGGATCAGCGGCTGCTGCGCGACATGGATCTGCAGGGCAGGAAGACCTACAAAAATTTTTTGAAAGGACTGCTGCCAGCCAGCCTGATCCCGGTATTCTGTTCCCTATCCCGGATAAGCCCGGATGCCTTAGTCAATCAACTGAACAAAGAACAGCGGGGCGCGACAAAAAAACTGCTGAAGGGAATAAATTTCACCGTCACCGGTTTAAGGGGCTATGACGAAGCGGTGGTTACCGCCGGCGGAGTGGATTTATCAGAGGTTAATCCCAAAACCATGGAATCAAAAAAAACTTCAGGGCTTTATTTTTGCGGGGAAGTGCTGGATCTGGACGGACCCTGCGGCGGCTATAATCTGCAGATAGCCTGGTCCACCGGATTTGCGGCCGGAAGCAGCGCAACCGGACGGTCTTTCTGA
- a CDS encoding sensor domain-containing diguanylate cyclase, with product MNDKIQDINQEQRHLEVMSAWVRWAVLFLAALLTAAHPEQLGYSGLGLIIVLTGAAVYNLLIILASARIFDVLRRRSITLGFDLVFATLLIAFTGGSRSQFFYLYYLAVIWAALLGSRQGALKAAGASIVLYFAALAWRRELVREQLFLYDLLFKIGLLSLTAFWAGFISDQQKLWRSRHLELSRAADEWTRTVSNIHSAAMFGIGALISSSKDIEETLGLTLDAIEDIVKSDRCSILLLDFDTRELVLRAARGMRAGMVGKLRLQADQGIAGEVLKTGLPKNVPDTDLEPMFVPSPKGYDKIRSMLVFPLMVREKRMGVINISEVKGKREFTPSELSAIKLIADYAALALENAGIMEEKEREATTDGLTGLYNYRYFWEELVLLLKDEKQHPLSLIWMDLDHFKEYNDVFGHLKGSEILKRMGNIIGSVLAGQSPVICRYGGDEFAVILKNSDKGQTCRAAEAVRISIYRTEFSQTRPDGKKLSASLGVAVFPGDARDGRELVEKADQAMYFAKEQGKNRVACWASDKIILTGGFER from the coding sequence ATGAACGATAAAATTCAAGACATAAACCAGGAACAAAGACATCTGGAGGTGATGTCGGCCTGGGTGCGTTGGGCGGTGCTGTTCCTGGCGGCGCTGCTGACGGCGGCGCATCCCGAACAGCTGGGATACAGCGGGCTGGGGCTGATCATCGTGCTGACCGGGGCGGCGGTTTATAACCTGCTGATAATTCTGGCCAGTGCCAGGATCTTTGATGTTTTAAGGCGCCGGTCCATTACCCTGGGATTTGATCTGGTTTTCGCCACCCTGCTGATCGCTTTCACCGGGGGAAGTCGCAGCCAGTTCTTTTACCTTTATTATCTGGCCGTGATCTGGGCGGCCCTGCTGGGCAGCCGCCAGGGAGCTCTTAAAGCCGCGGGCGCGTCGATAGTCCTTTATTTTGCGGCGCTGGCCTGGCGCCGGGAATTGGTGCGGGAACAATTGTTTTTATATGATCTGTTGTTTAAAATCGGCCTGCTGTCGTTGACCGCCTTTTGGGCCGGTTTTATTTCCGACCAGCAGAAGCTCTGGCGCAGCCGCCACCTGGAGCTGAGCCGGGCGGCAGACGAGTGGACCCGCACCGTCTCTAATATCCACTCGGCTGCCATGTTTGGGATCGGAGCGCTGATATCCTCCTCCAAGGATATAGAGGAAACCCTGGGGCTGACCCTGGACGCCATCGAGGACATAGTAAAATCCGACCGCTGCTCCATTCTCCTTTTAGACTTCGACACCAGGGAACTGGTGCTGCGGGCTGCCCGGGGGATGAGGGCCGGGATGGTGGGCAAGCTGCGGCTGCAAGCAGATCAGGGAATCGCCGGAGAAGTGCTTAAGACCGGCCTTCCCAAGAACGTTCCCGACACCGACCTGGAGCCGATGTTCGTGCCCTCGCCCAAGGGATATGATAAGATCCGCTCCATGCTGGTGTTTCCCTTGATGGTCAGGGAAAAAAGGATGGGAGTGATCAACATCTCCGAGGTCAAGGGCAAAAGGGAGTTCACACCCAGCGAGCTTTCGGCCATCAAATTGATCGCCGATTACGCGGCCCTGGCCCTGGAAAACGCCGGCATCATGGAAGAGAAGGAGAGGGAAGCCACCACCGACGGCCTGACCGGGCTTTACAACTACCGTTATTTTTGGGAAGAACTGGTGCTCTTATTGAAAGATGAAAAGCAACATCCCCTGTCCCTGATCTGGATGGACCTGGACCACTTCAAGGAATACAACGACGTCTTCGGACACCTTAAGGGAAGCGAGATACTGAAAAGGATGGGCAACATAATCGGGTCGGTCCTGGCCGGACAATCTCCGGTGATCTGCCGGTACGGCGGAGACGAATTTGCGGTAATCCTCAAGAACTCCGACAAAGGCCAAACCTGCCGGGCGGCCGAGGCCGTCAGGATTTCCATCTATCGGACCGAATTCTCCCAGACCCGCCCCGACGGGAAAAAACTTTCGGCCAGTCTGGGGGTGGCTGTCTTTCCGGGCGATGCCAGGGACGGCAGGGAGCTGGTGGAAAAGGCCGACCAGGCCATGTACTTCGCCAAAGAGCAGGGCAAGAACCGGGTAGCCTGCTGGGCCTCGGATAAAATAATTCTGACGGGCGGATTTGAAAGATAA
- a CDS encoding UDP-glucose/GDP-mannose dehydrogenase family protein, whose product MKLAIVGTGYVGLVSGVCFAEWGHQVICVDNDERKINMLKKGQIPIYEPGLKELMDKNLSHLTFTASIEEATDKSDIIFIAVGTPPRPNGEADLSAVETVAATVARRMKSYKLVVEKSTVPVQTGDQVKRTMALNNVNKVEFDVASNPEFLREGTAIEDSLKPDRVVFGTDSERARKMLMELYSPLGCPIVATDIQSSELIKHASNSFLAMKISFINAVSVICEKSGANVEQVAYGMGLDKRIGRSFLSAGIGFGGFCFPKDLQAFIRISEKLGYDFKLLKEVEGINDQQKINFVKKIEETVWNISGKTIGILGLAFKPNTDDMRFAPSIEIIEALQKDGAKVKAYDPVSMDRARQILKGVQYCDNPYDAARDADCLAIVTEWDEFKNLDMSKIKSLLKVPALVDGRNIFDPRKMKELGFTYKGIGR is encoded by the coding sequence ATGAAGTTAGCAATAGTGGGGACCGGATATGTGGGTCTGGTCTCCGGGGTTTGTTTTGCCGAATGGGGCCACCAGGTAATCTGCGTGGATAATGATGAACGGAAGATCAATATGCTTAAGAAAGGCCAGATCCCGATATACGAGCCCGGGCTGAAGGAATTGATGGACAAGAACCTTTCCCATCTTACCTTTACCGCTTCCATCGAAGAAGCCACCGATAAATCGGACATCATCTTCATCGCCGTGGGTACGCCGCCCCGTCCCAACGGGGAAGCCGACCTGTCGGCGGTGGAAACCGTGGCCGCCACCGTGGCCCGCCGGATGAAGTCCTACAAACTGGTAGTGGAGAAGTCCACCGTGCCGGTGCAGACCGGCGACCAGGTCAAACGCACCATGGCCTTGAACAACGTCAACAAAGTGGAATTTGACGTGGCCTCCAATCCCGAGTTCTTAAGGGAAGGCACGGCCATCGAGGATTCCTTAAAGCCCGACCGGGTGGTGTTTGGCACCGACTCCGAGAGGGCCAGGAAAATGCTGATGGAATTATACAGCCCCCTGGGCTGTCCCATAGTGGCCACCGACATCCAGAGCTCGGAGCTGATCAAGCATGCCTCCAATTCATTCCTGGCCATGAAGATCTCCTTCATCAACGCGGTTTCGGTAATCTGCGAAAAATCCGGGGCCAACGTGGAACAGGTGGCCTACGGCATGGGGCTGGACAAGAGGATCGGCCGGTCCTTTTTGAGCGCCGGGATCGGGTTCGGCGGTTTCTGTTTTCCCAAGGATCTGCAGGCTTTCATCCGGATCTCGGAAAAATTAGGCTACGATTTCAAATTGCTGAAGGAGGTTGAAGGGATCAATGACCAGCAAAAGATCAACTTCGTGAAAAAGATCGAAGAGACGGTGTGGAACATTTCGGGCAAGACCATCGGAATTCTGGGGCTGGCCTTTAAGCCCAACACCGACGACATGCGGTTTGCCCCGTCCATCGAAATCATAGAAGCCCTGCAGAAGGACGGAGCAAAGGTCAAGGCCTACGATCCGGTTTCCATGGACCGGGCCAGGCAGATTTTAAAGGGTGTCCAATACTGCGACAACCCCTACGATGCGGCCAGGGATGCCGATTGTTTGGCTATCGTCACCGAATGGGACGAGTTCAAAAACCTGGATATGTCAAAAATAAAATCCCTGCTGAAAGTTCCGGCCCTAGTGGACGGACGCAATATCTTTGACCCCCGGAAAATGAAAGAACTTGGCTTTACCTACAAGGGAATCGGTCGATGA
- a CDS encoding SDR family oxidoreductase, protein MRILVAGGAGFLGSHLCDRLLIDGHQVLALDNLITGSLENISRLQHRDDFNFIEQDVTKPFKIGGPVDFIFDLASPASPIDFVKIPMEILLAGSYGVHNLLELAKAKKAGFLLTSTSEVYGDPLVHPQSEDYWGNVNPIGPRSVYDESKRYAEALTMAYHRFHRIDIRIVRIFNTYGPRMRLDDGRVVPTLIDQALNNRPLSVFGDGSQTRSFCYSSDLIEGIYLAMKSAEHQPINLGNPHEMTILAFAQAIQKYTGAKSTIENKPLPADDPKVRRPDISRAKRVLNWEPKVGFEQGIKQTIDWFAEKNN, encoded by the coding sequence ATGAGGATACTGGTGGCCGGGGGGGCGGGCTTTCTAGGCTCCCACTTGTGCGACCGTCTGCTGATCGACGGACATCAGGTCCTGGCCCTGGACAATTTGATCACCGGGAGCTTAGAGAACATCAGCCGCCTGCAGCATCGGGACGATTTTAATTTCATCGAGCAGGACGTGACCAAGCCGTTCAAGATCGGGGGGCCGGTTGATTTCATATTTGACCTGGCCTCGCCGGCCAGCCCGATAGATTTTGTGAAGATCCCGATGGAGATACTGCTGGCGGGATCGTATGGGGTGCATAATCTGCTGGAACTGGCCAAGGCTAAGAAGGCCGGGTTTCTTTTAACATCCACTTCCGAGGTCTACGGCGATCCGCTGGTGCATCCCCAGAGCGAGGACTACTGGGGCAATGTCAATCCCATCGGGCCGCGCAGCGTCTACGACGAGTCCAAACGCTATGCCGAGGCCCTGACCATGGCCTATCACCGGTTCCACCGCATCGATATCAGGATAGTCAGGATATTCAACACCTACGGTCCCCGGATGCGCTTGGACGACGGGCGGGTGGTGCCCACCCTGATCGACCAGGCCCTAAACAACCGCCCCCTGTCTGTCTTTGGGGACGGCAGCCAGACCCGCAGTTTCTGTTACTCCTCGGACCTGATCGAGGGAATCTATTTGGCCATGAAGTCAGCTGAACACCAACCCATCAACCTGGGCAACCCCCATGAGATGACCATCCTGGCGTTCGCCCAGGCCATTCAAAAGTACACAGGCGCCAAATCCACCATTGAGAATAAACCTCTGCCGGCCGACGATCCCAAAGTAAGGAGGCCGGATATTAGCCGGGCAAAAAGAGTTTTGAACTGGGAGCCGAAGGTCGGCTTTGAGCAAGGAATAAAACAGACGATAGATTGGTTCGCTGAAAAAAACAACTAA